One part of the Glycine max cultivar Williams 82 chromosome 14, Glycine_max_v4.0, whole genome shotgun sequence genome encodes these proteins:
- the LOC100789230 gene encoding FCS-Like Zinc finger 10 isoform X2, whose protein sequence is MLRKRTRSIQKDQHHTGQMAISDTNSESHALGGNGKSNSIFNAPLLFVGMGHKGLLDCDSVKSPTSPLDFGFLSNLSNPFRTPSSLSNEGPHRSWDCAKVGLSIIDSLEECSKFSWKILQASESKKTSLCPQMITKAPKCKSYMDSTQASKSLPKDFCKIPCTQNGSIVPKGESTVLFEIGETPLEHEFFGKAVSFSLDSYSPTKYLSGLTGSNFDTDSENFALKQMCSPPHFIGGSQNNTKILLPSELNSNPVAAVYSNEFIESLSACEIENSEDYTCVISHGPNAKTTHIFCGCILETHANDSERHYKAEEEGKGLSLFSVNILHTPNQYPSHDFLSVCYHCNKKLEEGKDIYIYRGEKSFCSLSCREIEIMMDEQEKSNSSPENSPKCGFGGEVFETGTPIAT, encoded by the exons ATGTTGAGAAAGAGGACCAGGTCAATCCAGAAGGATCAACATCACACTGGTCAAATGGCAATCTCTGATACCAATTCTGAGTCTCATGCTTTGGGGGGTAATGGAAAAAGCAACTCAATTTTCAATGCCCCTCTTCTGTTTGTGGGTATGGGTCATAAGGGTTTGTTGGATTGTGATTCAGTTAAGAGCCCCACTTCACCACTAGATTTTGGTTTCCTCTCAAACCTAAGTAACCCCTTTAGAACCCCAAGTTCATTGTCCAATGAGGGGCCACATAGGAGTTGGGACTGTGCCAAAGTAGGTCTAAGTATTATAGATTCTTTGGAAGAATGTTCTAAGTTTTCTTGGAAAATTCTCCAGGCTTCAGAGAGCAAGAAGACTAGTCTTTGTCCCCAAATGATTACTAAAGCACCAAAATGTAAATCCTATATGGATTCTACTCAGGCATCTAAATCTTTACCTAAAGATTTTTGTAAGATTCCTTGTACTCAGAATGGTTCTATTGTCCCTAAGGGCGAGTCCACTGTTCTTTTTGAGATTGGAGAGACCCCTCTAGAACATGAGTTCTTTGGGAAAGCTGTGTCTTTTTCATTGGATTCTTACAGTCCAACAAAATATCTGTCTGGTTTAACTGGTTCCAACTTTGATACTGACTCTGAGAATTTTGCTTTGAAACAAATGTGCTCTCCTCCTCATTTTATTGGAGGAAGCcaaaataacacaaaaatttTGCTACCTTCTGAGTTAAATTCAAATCCTGTGGCTGCAGTCTATTCTAATGAATTTATTGAGTCTCTATCAGCTTGTGAGATTGAAAACTCTGAGGATTACACCTGTGTGATTTCTCATGGTCCTAATGCAAAAACAACCCATATTTTCTGTGGCTGCATTTTGGAAACTCATGCTAATGATTCTGAAAGACATTATAAGGCTGAAGAGGAGGGAAAGGGATTGTCCCTTTTCAGTGTTAACATTTTGCATACTCCAAACCAGTATCCTTCTCACGACTTCTTAAGTGTCTGCTACCATTGCAACAAGAAGTTGGAAGAGGGAaaagatatttatatatatag AGgtgaaaaatcattttgcaGTTTGAGTTGCCGCGAAATAGAGATCATGATGGATGAGCAAGAGAAATCCAATTCATCACCAGAAAACTCTCCAAAGTGTGGATTTGGAGGGGAAGTTTTTGAAACAGGCACTCCCATAGCTACATAG
- the LOC100789230 gene encoding FCS-Like Zinc finger 10 isoform X1 yields MFCYLSEQICVVFSWCFEIMLRKRTRSIQKDQHHTGQMAISDTNSESHALGGNGKSNSIFNAPLLFVGMGHKGLLDCDSVKSPTSPLDFGFLSNLSNPFRTPSSLSNEGPHRSWDCAKVGLSIIDSLEECSKFSWKILQASESKKTSLCPQMITKAPKCKSYMDSTQASKSLPKDFCKIPCTQNGSIVPKGESTVLFEIGETPLEHEFFGKAVSFSLDSYSPTKYLSGLTGSNFDTDSENFALKQMCSPPHFIGGSQNNTKILLPSELNSNPVAAVYSNEFIESLSACEIENSEDYTCVISHGPNAKTTHIFCGCILETHANDSERHYKAEEEGKGLSLFSVNILHTPNQYPSHDFLSVCYHCNKKLEEGKDIYIYRGEKSFCSLSCREIEIMMDEQEKSNSSPENSPKCGFGGEVFETGTPIAT; encoded by the exons ATGTTCTGTTATTTAAGTGAGCAAATTTGTGTTGTTTTCAGTTGGTGTTTTGAGATAATGTTGAGAAAGAGGACCAGGTCAATCCAGAAGGATCAACATCACACTGGTCAAATGGCAATCTCTGATACCAATTCTGAGTCTCATGCTTTGGGGGGTAATGGAAAAAGCAACTCAATTTTCAATGCCCCTCTTCTGTTTGTGGGTATGGGTCATAAGGGTTTGTTGGATTGTGATTCAGTTAAGAGCCCCACTTCACCACTAGATTTTGGTTTCCTCTCAAACCTAAGTAACCCCTTTAGAACCCCAAGTTCATTGTCCAATGAGGGGCCACATAGGAGTTGGGACTGTGCCAAAGTAGGTCTAAGTATTATAGATTCTTTGGAAGAATGTTCTAAGTTTTCTTGGAAAATTCTCCAGGCTTCAGAGAGCAAGAAGACTAGTCTTTGTCCCCAAATGATTACTAAAGCACCAAAATGTAAATCCTATATGGATTCTACTCAGGCATCTAAATCTTTACCTAAAGATTTTTGTAAGATTCCTTGTACTCAGAATGGTTCTATTGTCCCTAAGGGCGAGTCCACTGTTCTTTTTGAGATTGGAGAGACCCCTCTAGAACATGAGTTCTTTGGGAAAGCTGTGTCTTTTTCATTGGATTCTTACAGTCCAACAAAATATCTGTCTGGTTTAACTGGTTCCAACTTTGATACTGACTCTGAGAATTTTGCTTTGAAACAAATGTGCTCTCCTCCTCATTTTATTGGAGGAAGCcaaaataacacaaaaatttTGCTACCTTCTGAGTTAAATTCAAATCCTGTGGCTGCAGTCTATTCTAATGAATTTATTGAGTCTCTATCAGCTTGTGAGATTGAAAACTCTGAGGATTACACCTGTGTGATTTCTCATGGTCCTAATGCAAAAACAACCCATATTTTCTGTGGCTGCATTTTGGAAACTCATGCTAATGATTCTGAAAGACATTATAAGGCTGAAGAGGAGGGAAAGGGATTGTCCCTTTTCAGTGTTAACATTTTGCATACTCCAAACCAGTATCCTTCTCACGACTTCTTAAGTGTCTGCTACCATTGCAACAAGAAGTTGGAAGAGGGAaaagatatttatatatatag AGgtgaaaaatcattttgcaGTTTGAGTTGCCGCGAAATAGAGATCATGATGGATGAGCAAGAGAAATCCAATTCATCACCAGAAAACTCTCCAAAGTGTGGATTTGGAGGGGAAGTTTTTGAAACAGGCACTCCCATAGCTACATAG